The following nucleotide sequence is from Gadus macrocephalus chromosome 18, ASM3116895v1.
TTTTGAATCCTGTTGATCCCGTGTTTTGATTGTTGAGGAGCACGTCAATGTTATAATGAATGTAAGGCATCCAATAAAACACCTACTTTATGAATGTTATCAAAAATGGTTTTAAGAATGTGTCAATCACTCAGAATTTCACAGGTTTATTTCCTTCAAccaaatgaggacaaaacagagataattgtatttggttctaaaacggaaaggcttagaGTAACCCAACAcattcactctctgtccctgaaaacctcaatcaaagccagaaatctaggggttatcattgattcagatttacatttcgacagtcacatcaaatcagttacaaaatcggcatattatcaccttaataATGTAGCAAGAcctagagggctcatgtccaccgaagacttacaaaaacttgtgcatgcctttatcactagcttgattactgcaatggtctccttataggtctcccaaaacaaactatgAGGAAGCTTCAACtagttcagaatgctgctgctagagttctaacaaagaccaaaatcgttacattggcttcctgtaggtcagagaattgttgctaacctataaatcatgttgctaacctataaatcccgacatggtttaggcccaaaatatttgactgatatgcttccactacataagccttctagaccactaagatcctctgagaccaatctgttaattatccccagagtaaacacgaaacatgggaaagcaggatttagttactattcaacaaatagctggaataaactcccagaggatttaagacttgccccaactctgagcacctttaaaacaagactgaagacttttatgtttgctttagctttctgctaaatcttaaatacattgcactttctaaaaagcttttttaactttgcctttattttctattttaatacgaaaatgcctttttaactttctattttacccatttctttgcatatgttttcttttacttatctattattttattttattgcatgacaatgtttatatgtgaagcactttgagtctgccttgtgtatgaaaagtgctatataaataaagttgccttgccttctaTTGTAGGCATGGAGGAGGCAGGGGTGAGGGACTGGAAGGCCAGGCTGGTTGGGTTTGGCAGTGATGGCGCTGCAGTCAACCTGGGATCCAAATCTGGAGTGGAAGCCCGACTCAAACAAGAAGTGGAGCATTTGGTAACCATTCATTGCACAGCCCACAGACTGGAGCCTGGTGTGGTGGGGGCGGTTAATTGCGGTTTAttgcatgacaatgtttatTTGTGAAGTATTTTGattctgccttgtgtatgaaaagtgctatataaataaagttaccttgccttgccttgccttcatTTTCGACGTTGGGACATTCCTGGCGGGAGTCATTGTTGTAAAACTTGTCAAACAAGTGAGGAACTTTGACCTAATCTGtcaataaacattgtcatattAATCTATTTTATACAGCCTCTTAACAACAGTGTGCGACTGCGTGGGGAAGGCCTTTgactatttaatgatatatcatggcaaaatacattttaacatAATATGAAATGTATTGTAAGATATCAATTTGtaaaattattatttacaatTACAATCTGATCTGTAAAGTGTGTGGGATTTGGCCTCGGTAGTTTAGGAGTGTCCAGGGGCCCCCTGAGGGATCCGGCCGTGTAATGGAGTAGTCTGACCAATGGGATTCATTCCCTAAATTAGGCCCACTATATAGGGCTACTGATACTGTTCACTCACAAACATCAATACAGTAGGCTAtacgttttctttttcttttttctatacGGAAATGAAACTTACAGAGATCTGAGGAGCTGCTCCCAGTgcaggtatgtgtttgtgtcagtgtatAAAGGAGCTTGGATTCTCCCTGGGTGAGTCCATTGATTCACCACAGTAGTCAGAACTTGACCGATCAGTCACCATGGGGGTGAAGGGCTTGGTTACCCTAATGGAGGGAAACAACCGGATCTACCAAGACATCTGTTTCAGGGACAGCAAGTTACTGGTGGACGGCAGTAACCTGGCCTACCACCTGTATTTCAAGTTCTTCCTGGACCTGAGCCACGGTGGGGAGTACCTGGCTTACCGAGCTCTGGTTCAGGCTTTCTTCACGAATCTGCACAACTGTGGAATCAAACCTTACGTGGTAATGAATGGAGGCTCGAGGAAAAGCGACATTCAACTGAAAAACCTCCTGGATAAGAACAGAAAGTTTCTCCAGAGGGCCCATAAAATCGCTCTGAAGGGCAGGACATAGCACATCCTTCCCCCCCTCACCATTTCAGTGTTCGAACAGACGCTGCGCAACATGAAGGTGTCGCTGGTCAAATGCTTCGGAGAGGCTGACGGCCAGCTGGCTGCCCTGGCCAGGGAGTGGGGCTGCCCAGTGCTGTCCGAACACACTGACTTCTACATCTTCGACCTTCCAGAGGGGGTTCTGCCCCTGCATCACTTCCGGTGGGATGGGGTGGGGATGAATTTGGGCGGGTGTTACATCCCCTGCAAGCGATACACCACGTCCAGATTCTGCACCTTCTTCAACATCGACCGCCAGCTGTTGCCTGTCTTTGCCTCGTTGGTCGGGTACGACCACATCGGCTTCAGAGAAGTTAAATGGGCCCAATTCCTTCCAGTTGGAAGACAAAAGGAGACCTCCCGGTCAGCAGGCCTGGAGGGCCTCCTGAGTTGGATGAGTCACTTTCGGACGACAGAAGACATCTTGAGAGCAGCGATGGCACTCATGCCCACCTGGCCAGAGGTGCCCTGAGCGGTGATGTGTTGGACGTGCTAGTCACAGTACAGTAGAGTTATATGCTCCTATAACGGCTAGCCGTTGGGAGTTGCTGGACCGGCCCAATTGTCGATCCAGCGATGAAATTCATTTGTAAATTTCTTCAGTAGTAGATTTCGAGGAGAGGGTTACTGATCCCACCTGCCTCTATGACGTcctcagggttaggtgccttgtcaaggacacctcgacactcagctaggagaagccggggatcgaaccagcaaccttcaggttaccagccaacccgctctacctcctgagctactgccacccCCAGTCGATAGGAGGCTGATTCTGGGGATCCAGGTGGAGCTCAAAGAACTACAGAGCTGCAACCTAATCTCGCAGCACATCCGGCAGGTGTTCTACAGGCTGCTGCTGGGCCAGGGGCAAGGTGTGGTGAGggaagtggaccgggttgaactGGAGGTACTACCATTGGTCCAAGGAGCCGCTCAACAGAGACTGGCCACTCTGCCCTAGGTAAGCCTACCAACTCCTTGATACCAACAGTTGACAAATAGGACAATCTATGGACAAGAGAGGGATAAAATAGGGAAGACGTTGGGCACCGGAGGAATGAGAACAGCTGAGGAGAGTGTAGGCCAGGTACATGTGGCGGATGATAGTACGTCTGTCATCCCCAAAATGAAGCGTTGTTTTAATGAGATGGCGAACATCGGACAGTGGGCAACACGTGACTGGCTGGTGTCTGACGGGACGAGCCAGAAAATGTTCTGTGCTCTCGGTCGTTAACATGCTTCGGATGGccactatggcgacacattagtgccataattcactaatgtgataaaagatgcattcgggcgtattatattattccacacgcgtagatattaactgcgagcgcgcaaatgatctctgcgtgcgcaaaacagcctctcgcgcgcgcaaattacctcagcgcacgcaaaacagcctctcgcgcgcgcaaaacctcttgcgaaagatgtttttacgctctcactcgaatttaattttggcactatgggggagggaaccaaggcagggcgggctttcctttgattggccgtttctgaagcgtgatatttgattgtcagccctcctctcattcaattctgaattgtacagtaaatggctgaaacgatagttacgtattgtaactccagattctatgagtataggcgcagccttttaagtgtcggcctcattgtcctttaaatagctgaagaaaagctgtttattgggagcagaacgtccgccagcgcccgactatatctgcgaaatgcggacgtcgttgaggcacgccgcacgcggacgtaattgaggcccacgctgttggtggtcggggattacaattttttcagtgctacggctcacgtctagggataacccaatagcgatagccttaaaaggctgcgcctatactcatagaatctagagttacaataagtaactatcgtttcagccatttactgtacaattcagaattgaatgtgaggagggctgtcaatcaaatatcgcgcttcagaaacggccaatcataggaaagcccgccctgccttggttccctcccccatagtgccaaaattaaattcgagcgagagcgtaaaaacatctttcgcgagaggttttgcgcgcgctgaggtaatttgcgcgggcgagaggctgttttgcacgcgcgagaggctgttttgcgcgcgcagagatcatttgcgcgctcgcagttaatatctacgcgtgtggcaTAATATAATatgcccgaatgcatcttttatcacattagtgaattatggcactaatgtgtcgccataggccACAGGTTCAATAGTTTTGTGATTGGGACACAAAACCTAAATTTGGAAGCCTTGAAGGACCACGAGTCATGGGCAGAGTAAGAGTCTTCCTATACCGAGAGGATACATCTGTTGTATTATAGGGGCAGAATTGAAGAAATTAAAAGGCCAGTGCActgaaaaaacaaatgttcctaTTGACTTATGATGGTGGAGCCATACATGTTGTtttgttaatatgtcaatttgtttttcattgaaaatattttgtatagatgaattatccccaaacatGTCACCGTAacacctttgaaataaacatgacatggcagatacctgtgtattgtttatcatatgtGGTAAGACTAACATTTTCAACTCCGTTCCTTGGTAGCACTTACTTACAGTAAAAATCACTTTTGATGGAAAAAATtatgtgtatgaaaaacactttttatctattgttactattatattgtttaaaatgtacgcatatattaaaaaaatatatagtgtaTAAAAAGTGACTgctaaaaaagatgagtggctggtgacccaaaaagttaatttccatctctggtATGGCtatgtgtatgtgcctgtatgtgtgtgtgggtgcatgcgtgtgtgtaggcaGGCGTCTTTATACCAAACACAGTAACCACCTTCCAGATTGTGATGTGGCTCACAGCTTCAACCAATGGCAGGCCTGCCTGAAAGACGCCTCCCAGCTCAACCTGCTGCTCTGCAAGCCCCTCCCTGAACCCCACTTTGCCTGGTGAGACAACAAGAAagtactgtttccatagcaacaccatcaTCCAGCAAATACTGTTTCCATAATTACAGCATCACCTAGCCAATACTGTTACATCACCAAGCAAGTATAATTTCCATAGTTACACTATTGCATGGCCAGTACTGCTTAAATCGTAACAACGTCAAAAGCAAGTACAGTTTCCATATTTACATCATCGCCTAGCTAGTTTTGTTTCCAAAGTTTTAAGATAAGACGCTTTATTAATCCGAGACGGGTTTGTCCAGGTTGTACAAGGGCAGACTGGTGCACTGGCGGCAGGAGCAGCTCCAGAATAGGGAACCAGAGGAGATACTACAGGATGACCAGTTCAGGATACTGTACAGGAGACTCCTGGGAGCAGTGACCCATCCAGGCCCCGGGGCCAACAGGAAAGCTGGTGGGCCTGAGGCCCAGCTGAAGACCAGCATGGGGCACCTTCACCTCAACACCCAAgacaaggaagaggaggagcttgGCGGGGGTTCTGAAGTTCTTAGGTTCTGTACAATACaataggcctgtgtgtgtgtgtgtgtgtgtgtgtgtgtgtgtgtgtgtgtgtgtgtgtgtgtgtgtgtgtgtgtgtgtgtgtgtgtgtgtgtgtgtgaaaaaacaGACACCTGCAGGACCTGATCAAGCCAGTGATTGCTGCAACAACCTACCTATGGCAGCACCGTAGAGCAAAGGCGACTGACGTTATCCTTAATGACTGCATGTTTCCCACGCCACCGCCAGACCCTGGTAACTGTGAGCAAGTGTTCTATCGGAGAAAATACCAGTCTGTTCCGCCTTCGCTTGAATTGACCCGTGGAATGATGAGTTAGACATCACAGTGACTGAGTACACGCCATGTACATCAGTATGTAGAATAGAGGTCATTGAAAAAGTAATTGTTAACCTGCAAGTGGATCAGATGGTGTCACTTATGAGACTCTGAAAGCTAGGCAGACGTCTTGCCATATACCGAAAAGCATATTCAACCCCTGTTTGCTCATTGGTAAAGTCCCTATTTCATGGAAGGGCACAGTCATTCACAGAATACAGAAAAAGGACCATGTACCAGAAGACCCCTCTACAAGGAGGGACATCTCTCTATTGCCATCAATATACAAAGATTATATACTgctcaggggccgtattcacaaaggatcttagggctaaaagtaggtcctaactggtgaatttaggagtaactcctaaaaataatgggcgtgtcactcttaaatttaggactcctaacttttttcactaagagcaattcacaaagcattttaggcctaaaagtagcacctaagtctaggagagcttaaaagtcctcaagaggactcctaactcagtaagacctattcacaaagaatcgtaaaatgcctgcgagacgaaatgttagggtattcaacttgttgtggagttaatgcgcgatgcaataacatcctcgactaacaggaataatccgattagtcccgaaataaaatgtttggccacactacgttatttagcaacaggggaaatgcaactttgcaatgccgacgatttaaaattatcgcaaccatcagtcagccgtgccataaactttcctttggacattcaacaattacacaggatcaa
It contains:
- the LOC132446545 gene encoding protein asteroid homolog 1-like; its protein translation is MAMCMCLYVCVGACVCVGRRLYTKHSNHLPDCDVAHSFNQWQACLKDASQLNLLLCKPLPEPHFAWLYKGRLVHWRQEQLQNREPEEILQDDQFRILYRRLLGAVTHPGPGANRKAGGPEAQLKTSMGHLHLNTQDKEEEELGGGSEVLRFCTIQ